A region of Faecalibacterium taiwanense DNA encodes the following proteins:
- a CDS encoding cation transporter, protein MKKSYKIEVDCANCAQKMEDAANTVAGVANATVSFMTQKMKVEFSEGADPHDTMVNVLAACKKVEDDCEIFDI, encoded by the coding sequence ATGAAGAAGAGCTACAAGATCGAAGTGGACTGCGCAAACTGCGCTCAGAAGATGGAAGACGCTGCCAACACCGTTGCAGGCGTGGCAAATGCTACCGTCAGCTTTATGACCCAGAAGATGAAGGTGGAGTTCTCTGAAGGTGCAGACCCCCACGACACCATGGTGAACGTTCTGGCCGCCTGCAAGAAGGTGGAGGACGACTGCGAGATCTTTGACATCTGA
- a CDS encoding metalloregulator ArsR/SmtB family transcription factor: protein MAEIKEAMPAPQPEALDMPDDEVLYELADLFRVFGDSTRIKILYALHDNELCVQDIANAVQLSQSAVSHQLRVLKDSKLVRFRREGKTVYYALDDDHVRSILSMGMDHIEE, encoded by the coding sequence ATGGCGGAAATAAAGGAAGCAATGCCCGCGCCGCAGCCGGAAGCCTTGGATATGCCGGACGACGAGGTGCTGTACGAGTTGGCCGACCTGTTCCGGGTGTTCGGCGACTCCACCCGCATCAAGATCCTGTATGCACTGCACGACAACGAGCTGTGCGTGCAGGACATTGCAAACGCCGTGCAGCTGAGCCAGTCGGCGGTGAGCCATCAGCTGCGGGTGCTCAAGGATTCCAAGCTCGTGCGGTTCCGGCGCGAGGGCAAAACCGTTTACTACGCACTAGACGATGACCATGTGCGCAGCATCCTCTCCATGGGGATGGATCATATCGAAGAATAA
- a CDS encoding DUF4230 domain-containing protein, producing MNLKKYICLLSVALTLFLFTACGKTEPVEVPAPDEGQLKSICQLSVLEGYFHNVVKFEQKDAEKFLWMAKDKKAWVEYVGVAKYGLDASKVKMELSGKHVTISIPKAELLYCKVDSTSLDENAYIVDKDSATITAEDSKAILTQAQQDLQAEATDYKPLLTLAQQQAQQLMEDYVKNIVSATGSDAEQYTIEWIYLDK from the coding sequence GTGAATCTTAAAAAGTACATCTGCCTTTTGTCTGTTGCTCTTACGCTCTTTCTGTTCACTGCCTGCGGAAAGACCGAACCCGTCGAGGTTCCCGCCCCGGATGAGGGTCAGCTGAAATCCATCTGCCAACTTTCAGTTCTAGAAGGTTATTTCCACAATGTTGTCAAGTTCGAACAAAAAGATGCCGAAAAATTTCTGTGGATGGCCAAAGATAAAAAAGCCTGGGTCGAATATGTTGGCGTTGCAAAATACGGTCTAGATGCTTCCAAGGTAAAAATGGAACTTTCCGGTAAACACGTCACAATCTCCATTCCAAAGGCTGAACTGTTGTACTGCAAGGTAGATTCCACCTCTCTAGATGAAAATGCTTACATCGTGGATAAGGATTCTGCCACCATCACCGCCGAGGACAGCAAAGCCATCCTGACTCAGGCACAGCAAGATCTGCAGGCCGAAGCCACAGACTACAAACCGCTTCTGACACTGGCCCAGCAGCAGGCGCAGCAGCTGATGGAAGACTACGTAAAAAACATTGTCTCCGCAACCGGCTCTGATGCAGAGCAATACACAATTGAATGGATCTATCTGGACAAGTAA
- a CDS encoding DUF4230 domain-containing protein: MEESTKKNLHPKLLLLTASVILVCIVALVAQIPKKKPEPQIDVTTTLEKIVKTSDLSTAVFQYQGIVEIPNQKNLKKIDYYICYTASVYAGIDFSEVTFSENKETKTITATLPEVKIQDTVVDPDSLDFIFQNKKADNISVLDAAFTACETDIRQECTSESALLSIAQMNAENTVRALAEPVMQAICSDYSLVIQEKNTEPAEIQEGSAESES, from the coding sequence ATGGAAGAATCCACAAAAAAGAACTTGCATCCAAAACTACTGCTTCTTACGGCTTCGGTCATTCTGGTCTGCATCGTTGCCCTAGTTGCTCAGATTCCCAAAAAGAAACCCGAACCTCAAATTGATGTCACGACCACCCTTGAAAAAATCGTCAAGACCAGTGATCTTTCCACTGCCGTATTCCAATATCAGGGCATTGTAGAGATTCCAAACCAGAAAAATCTGAAAAAAATCGATTACTATATCTGCTATACCGCTTCCGTCTATGCTGGCATTGATTTTTCGGAGGTAACGTTTTCCGAAAATAAAGAAACCAAAACGATCACCGCAACTCTCCCGGAAGTAAAAATTCAGGACACCGTTGTTGATCCGGATTCGCTTGATTTCATTTTCCAGAATAAAAAAGCCGACAATATCTCTGTGCTGGACGCCGCATTTACGGCGTGTGAAACCGATATCCGGCAGGAATGCACCAGCGAAAGTGCTTTGCTCAGCATCGCACAAATGAACGCAGAAAACACTGTACGCGCATTGGCCGAACCCGTCATGCAGGCCATCTGTAGTGATTACTCTCTGGTTATCCAGGAGAAGAACACAGAACCCGCAGAAATTCAGGAAGGAAGTGCTGAAAGTGAATCTTAA
- a CDS encoding thioesterase family protein, with protein sequence MTLETGIRGEQSVLVTAANTAKTMGSGTLEVFATPALVALAEKTCWMSVADALGEGNGSVGTKLELEHTAPTPVGMTVTCESELVAVEGRKLTFKVALHDEKGPVGGGTHERFVINNAKFAAKAEAKKG encoded by the coding sequence ATGACATTGGAAACCGGTATCCGCGGGGAACAGAGCGTGCTCGTCACCGCAGCCAATACAGCAAAGACCATGGGCAGCGGCACGCTGGAGGTGTTTGCCACCCCGGCCCTTGTGGCTCTGGCGGAAAAGACCTGCTGGATGAGCGTGGCCGACGCGCTGGGCGAGGGCAATGGCTCGGTGGGCACCAAGCTCGAGCTGGAGCACACCGCCCCCACCCCCGTGGGCATGACCGTGACCTGCGAGAGCGAGCTGGTGGCGGTGGAAGGCCGCAAGCTTACCTTCAAGGTGGCCCTGCACGACGAAAAAGGCCCTGTAGGCGGCGGCACCCACGAACGTTTTGTCATCAACAACGCCAAGTTCGCAGCCAAGGCGGAGGCAAAGAAGGGGTAA